The following are from one region of the uncultured Hyphomonas sp. genome:
- a CDS encoding TonB-dependent receptor, with translation MKYGVLLATASSLILVSPWAQAQENPQSDVTTFEDTTADAPVEQEDDVATLATVSVIGSRGKARTDVDRPVPVDVVSAPELAATGQTDLAQQLQFTSPSFNSQKYGVNGATNFADPASLRGLAPDQTLVLVNGKRRHQFSALNLNVAPGLGTVVTDLNSIPTAAVGRIEVLRDGAAAQYGSDAIAGIINLTLKDSSDEGSISVTSGINEQGDGFTVKASINNGISLGQDQGFLNFTLEHFSTEGTNRSDPYIGALYPATPTDYAIVGPTSDFPYSTANPGANRGFYPQTPFVVGRYGSNENQTYQAFVNSAFSISDDFELYGFGGYSSKEITAYGFFRAPATYSNASLGIFPDGYVPILPGKSVDYSFASGIRGEMAGWDVDLSYVFGHNQLDQYARNTVNASLGDASPTEFYVGQTAFDQQTVDLSAAKDFGSVYGLRNLNVASGIQWRKDNFSVTQGSPASYSIGPLAASGKATGSNGRPGYAPDDETDIDRTNVGAYIDVEADITDALLFTTALRYENYSDFGGNLSGKLAARYKLTDSVSVRGSYNRGFRAPSLAQIGNSVTTSTVQNNQILQTKQIASADPRLALLGVPDPEAEVSDNISLGLTGDFGEVLGGTLSGTLDVFQIDIKDRIAITERLVSANYPAVSAAFPGIREIRFFTNQIDTETQGVDAVLTYKRSLGEGDLSLTLAGTHVETSVVDQRETPAALIAGAAPAVQDRLLVGQTAIELIEVAQPRTKIVMSGNYSFGKWSFLARGTYFGDVKAFSTGLSDVDDNVKCDANNRCVQTFSDKILIDLSATYTFENDLSVSVGANNIFNTYPDKWNNLADGAAFQASSYSNGQTPYTRNAGQFGFNGAYYYISATKRF, from the coding sequence ATGAAATACGGCGTTTTACTCGCGACGGCGAGCTCTCTGATACTTGTATCCCCCTGGGCTCAAGCACAAGAAAATCCGCAATCGGACGTCACAACGTTTGAAGACACAACAGCCGATGCACCCGTCGAACAAGAAGATGATGTCGCCACACTCGCCACTGTTTCAGTGATTGGTTCACGCGGCAAAGCACGGACCGATGTTGATCGCCCAGTGCCTGTGGATGTCGTCAGTGCACCAGAACTGGCGGCGACCGGACAGACAGACCTTGCTCAGCAGCTTCAGTTTACCTCCCCCTCGTTTAACTCACAGAAGTATGGCGTGAACGGTGCAACGAACTTTGCTGACCCTGCTTCCTTGCGTGGGCTGGCGCCTGACCAGACCCTTGTTCTGGTAAACGGAAAACGTCGCCACCAGTTCTCAGCGCTCAACCTGAATGTGGCTCCCGGCCTCGGAACCGTTGTAACCGACCTGAACAGTATTCCAACGGCTGCAGTCGGCAGGATTGAAGTTCTACGCGACGGCGCGGCAGCTCAATATGGATCAGATGCGATCGCCGGTATTATCAACCTGACTCTCAAGGACTCTTCTGATGAAGGATCCATCAGCGTTACATCGGGCATCAATGAACAAGGCGATGGCTTCACAGTTAAAGCGTCGATCAATAACGGCATATCGCTCGGACAGGATCAGGGATTTCTAAACTTTACTCTTGAGCATTTCTCGACCGAGGGAACGAACCGATCTGACCCCTATATAGGTGCGCTTTACCCTGCGACGCCGACCGACTACGCGATCGTCGGACCAACCAGTGATTTCCCCTACTCAACCGCAAATCCCGGAGCGAATCGTGGATTCTATCCGCAAACACCCTTCGTCGTCGGACGTTATGGATCGAACGAGAACCAGACCTATCAGGCGTTCGTGAACTCTGCCTTCTCGATTTCAGACGATTTTGAGCTGTATGGTTTTGGTGGATACTCGAGCAAGGAGATCACGGCCTATGGCTTCTTCAGGGCTCCAGCGACGTATTCCAATGCATCGCTGGGCATTTTCCCTGACGGATATGTTCCGATCCTTCCCGGTAAGTCAGTCGATTATTCCTTCGCCAGCGGCATTCGAGGAGAAATGGCCGGGTGGGATGTCGACCTCTCCTACGTGTTTGGACACAACCAGCTGGACCAATACGCCCGCAATACGGTCAACGCCTCTCTTGGTGATGCGAGCCCGACCGAATTTTACGTAGGTCAAACAGCATTCGATCAGCAGACAGTTGACCTTTCAGCCGCAAAGGACTTCGGCTCAGTTTACGGCCTGCGGAACCTGAACGTAGCGTCCGGCATACAGTGGAGAAAAGACAATTTCTCCGTTACTCAAGGGTCACCGGCGTCCTACTCCATAGGGCCCCTAGCTGCTAGCGGGAAAGCAACCGGATCAAACGGTCGCCCCGGATATGCGCCCGATGATGAAACCGACATCGATCGCACCAATGTCGGCGCCTATATCGACGTCGAAGCGGATATAACCGACGCTTTGCTGTTCACCACGGCCCTGCGGTATGAAAACTACAGTGACTTTGGCGGCAACCTTTCTGGTAAACTGGCAGCAAGATACAAGCTTACCGACTCCGTCTCCGTTCGTGGCTCCTACAACCGCGGCTTTCGTGCCCCCTCACTGGCACAGATCGGCAATAGCGTCACAACGTCTACGGTCCAAAACAACCAGATCCTGCAGACGAAACAAATCGCGAGCGCCGACCCCCGCCTGGCACTCCTCGGTGTCCCGGATCCTGAGGCCGAAGTTTCGGACAATATCAGCCTTGGTCTGACCGGTGACTTCGGAGAGGTCCTTGGTGGCACGCTCAGCGGCACGCTCGATGTTTTCCAGATCGACATCAAGGATCGCATCGCCATCACCGAGCGCCTTGTAAGCGCGAATTACCCGGCAGTTTCCGCTGCATTTCCGGGAATTCGGGAGATTCGCTTCTTTACCAACCAGATTGACACTGAGACGCAAGGCGTCGACGCGGTCTTGACCTATAAGCGCTCTCTCGGCGAAGGCGATCTTTCTCTGACGCTTGCTGGAACACATGTCGAAACAAGCGTGGTCGACCAGCGAGAAACGCCAGCTGCCCTCATCGCAGGCGCGGCGCCTGCCGTGCAGGACAGACTGCTTGTTGGTCAGACGGCCATTGAACTCATTGAAGTGGCGCAACCGCGCACGAAGATCGTAATGTCTGGCAACTACTCGTTTGGCAAATGGTCATTCCTCGCAAGGGGGACATATTTTGGTGACGTGAAGGCGTTCAGCACCGGGCTTAGCGATGTCGATGACAACGTCAAATGCGACGCCAACAATCGGTGTGTTCAGACCTTCTCCGACAAAATCCTCATAGATTTGTCCGCGACCTACACATTTGAAAACGACCTTTCGGTGTCAGTCGGTGCGAACAACATCTTCAACACATATCCTGACAAGTGGAACAACCTTGCGGATGGCGCAGCATTCCAGGCCTCGTCCTACTCAAATGGACAGACACCCTACACCCGGAACGCTGGTCAATTCGGCTTCAACGGAGCCTACTACTACATCTCCGCAACCAAGCGGTTTTAA
- a CDS encoding dicarboxylate/amino acid:cation symporter, with amino-acid sequence MAASIPGMTTSPPKKKRQSWYQHLYVRVLVAIVSGILVGFSFPDFGASLKPLGEAFIDLVKMIISPVIFVTVAAGIGRMNGSGQLGSILGKTMGYFLTVSTFALIIGLIVGNVVQPGSGFNIDPATLDPSQVEKYAAVAHDESIVGFLTHIIPNTFFSSLTSGDILQVLFVAILVGLGLSGAGEKARIVQNFLESASEVIFNIVHIVMQFAPIGAFGAMAFTVGQYGLESIGSLAALVGTFYATSLAFVLVVLGLIARFYGFSIIKLIKYLKDELWLVLGTSSSEAALPALMEKLEQAGCRRDVVGLVIPTGYSFNLDGTNIYMTLAATFIAQACGVDLSISDQLLLVVTAMISSKGAAGVTGAGFVILAATLSVVPSVPVAGMALILGVDRFMSECRALTNFVGNAVATIVVSSWEKALDRRMLTDALAGKAPTELVSTEN; translated from the coding sequence TTGGCTGCATCCATACCTGGCATGACAACCAGTCCGCCAAAAAAGAAACGCCAGTCATGGTACCAGCATCTGTATGTCCGAGTGCTGGTTGCCATTGTTTCCGGAATTCTGGTCGGGTTTTCATTTCCTGATTTCGGAGCTTCCCTGAAACCGTTGGGTGAGGCCTTCATCGACCTAGTAAAGATGATTATCTCCCCGGTCATCTTTGTGACCGTAGCGGCCGGTATCGGCCGAATGAATGGATCCGGACAACTCGGTTCCATTCTTGGCAAAACTATGGGGTACTTTCTTACCGTATCGACATTTGCTCTGATAATTGGACTGATTGTTGGCAATGTCGTTCAGCCCGGAAGTGGCTTCAACATTGATCCCGCAACGTTAGACCCATCTCAAGTCGAGAAATATGCCGCTGTCGCTCATGATGAATCAATCGTTGGCTTTCTGACTCATATTATTCCGAATACTTTCTTCAGCTCACTGACTAGTGGTGACATCCTGCAAGTGCTTTTCGTCGCCATTCTGGTGGGCTTGGGGCTTTCGGGGGCAGGCGAAAAAGCAAGAATCGTCCAGAATTTTCTGGAGAGTGCCTCGGAAGTGATCTTCAACATTGTCCATATCGTCATGCAGTTCGCGCCAATTGGTGCATTTGGAGCCATGGCATTCACAGTGGGACAATATGGACTGGAATCCATTGGCAGTCTTGCGGCGCTTGTTGGAACTTTCTACGCAACTTCGCTTGCATTTGTTCTAGTCGTTCTTGGACTCATCGCGCGCTTCTACGGATTCAGTATCATAAAGCTGATCAAATATCTCAAGGATGAGCTCTGGCTTGTCCTAGGCACATCATCTTCAGAAGCCGCATTGCCGGCTCTTATGGAAAAGCTTGAGCAGGCAGGATGCCGCAGGGACGTGGTTGGTCTTGTGATACCGACAGGATACTCGTTCAATCTTGATGGCACAAACATCTACATGACCCTCGCCGCAACCTTCATTGCACAGGCTTGCGGGGTTGATCTGTCTATCTCCGACCAGCTTCTACTCGTTGTTACGGCAATGATCAGCTCGAAAGGAGCCGCTGGAGTTACCGGTGCAGGCTTCGTCATCCTGGCCGCTACGCTTTCTGTCGTTCCCTCCGTTCCAGTTGCTGGCATGGCACTTATTCTGGGCGTGGACCGCTTCATGAGCGAATGCCGGGCGCTCACAAATTTCGTGGGAAACGCTGTCGCAACGATTGTTGTCTCCAGTTGGGAGAAGGCACTTGATCGCAGGATGCTTACTGACGCTCTGGCAGGAAAGGCACCAACCGAACTGGTTTCAACAGAAAACTAG
- a CDS encoding ATP-binding protein, translating into MGNKLQRSFNWGGIFIGMLVFVIALWVGNYVAKMRAVEAEATRGQRSAALLTASFRRELEKFRLASVVLALEGDVTGVFDSDPLDPNLLEALNGKLELISNQTEAAAVYLIRPDGVTIASSNSREPTSFVGSNYSFRAYFREALNRGEFEQFALGSVSRRPGLYIGRRVEKNGQILGVVVIKVEFDGLESEWSEADNLAFATNDKGVILVTSVPDWRFQTISRLSVEDQSRSLRNLDFGDKPLSENTLYKDELVSADRALIDVSRPYLDIVNRLDRDWSVHVLIDTSHSIRSGVLQMQAAIVAFFMFLVAAGSLLYYRRNTLKLRAERQLNERLRVMNERLVQANKLATLGQIAAGVGHEINQPLAAIGSYADSARKLLVSGKNETADENLSRISELTERIGRITGELRGFSRKASGLIEPVNVMVPIEGALLLMNDRLDSMRAEVRFTNPGEVRNVMAESVRLEQVFVNLFQNSLEAGGDGTIIEISFKVDGTRFVITIADNGPGLSEHVRENLFRPFSTSKRDGLGLGLVISRDILAEFGGELTAEPSVKGAVFSMRMKIAS; encoded by the coding sequence ATGGGCAATAAACTTCAGCGTAGTTTTAACTGGGGCGGCATTTTCATCGGGATGCTGGTTTTTGTCATTGCGCTTTGGGTGGGCAATTACGTGGCAAAAATGCGCGCTGTGGAAGCGGAGGCCACCCGGGGGCAGAGGTCCGCTGCGCTTCTTACGGCCAGCTTCCGGCGGGAACTCGAAAAGTTTCGCCTCGCATCTGTCGTTCTGGCGCTAGAAGGGGATGTCACGGGTGTTTTTGATTCTGACCCCTTGGATCCAAACTTACTTGAGGCGCTGAACGGCAAGCTTGAGTTGATCTCAAATCAGACCGAGGCTGCGGCAGTCTACTTGATCAGACCAGATGGGGTGACCATCGCCTCCAGCAACTCACGCGAGCCAACATCTTTCGTGGGGTCTAATTATTCATTTCGGGCCTATTTCAGAGAAGCTTTGAACCGCGGCGAATTTGAGCAGTTTGCGTTGGGATCTGTGAGCCGTCGGCCTGGATTGTATATTGGACGGCGCGTCGAAAAGAATGGTCAAATCCTGGGGGTCGTTGTTATCAAGGTTGAATTCGACGGGTTGGAAAGTGAATGGTCCGAAGCTGACAATCTTGCCTTCGCAACGAACGATAAGGGGGTGATCCTTGTTACCAGCGTCCCAGATTGGCGTTTCCAGACAATCTCGCGTTTGTCTGTAGAAGACCAATCAAGAAGTCTCCGTAATCTAGACTTTGGAGATAAGCCGCTTTCAGAAAATACTCTCTATAAAGATGAACTTGTGTCAGCGGATCGTGCGTTGATTGATGTCTCTCGTCCGTATCTTGATATCGTAAATCGTCTTGATCGCGACTGGTCAGTGCATGTGCTCATCGATACGTCCCATAGTATCAGATCGGGCGTGCTGCAGATGCAGGCAGCAATTGTCGCATTCTTTATGTTCTTGGTCGCGGCCGGAAGCCTGCTGTACTACAGGCGAAATACACTCAAATTGAGAGCCGAGCGCCAGCTGAACGAGAGGCTCAGGGTGATGAATGAACGGCTTGTACAAGCAAATAAGCTGGCCACTTTGGGACAGATCGCTGCCGGAGTGGGGCATGAAATCAATCAACCTCTTGCTGCGATAGGATCATACGCAGACAGCGCGCGGAAACTGCTCGTCAGCGGTAAAAATGAAACTGCTGATGAAAACTTGAGCCGGATCAGTGAGCTGACGGAACGGATCGGCCGAATTACAGGCGAACTGCGCGGATTCTCGCGCAAGGCGAGCGGCCTTATTGAACCAGTCAATGTGATGGTGCCGATTGAGGGTGCACTTCTTCTTATGAACGACAGGCTGGATTCAATGCGGGCAGAGGTGCGGTTCACGAATCCGGGTGAGGTACGAAACGTGATGGCCGAAAGTGTAAGGCTGGAGCAGGTCTTCGTAAACTTGTTTCAGAACTCACTTGAGGCCGGTGGTGATGGCACCATCATTGAGATTTCCTTCAAGGTGGATGGCACTCGGTTTGTCATTACGATTGCTGACAATGGCCCAGGGCTTTCGGAACATGTCCGGGAGAATTTATTCCGGCCCTTTTCGACTTCCAAACGTGATGGCCTGGGGCTCGGGCTTGTGATCTCACGTGATATTCTCGCCGAATTCGGCGGAGAACTTACTGCAGAGCCGTCTGTGAAAGGAGCTGTCTTTTCCATGAGGATGAAAATTGCATCATGA
- a CDS encoding sigma-54 dependent transcriptional regulator has translation MTDFDVVFIDDDADIRESSRQSLLLAEIRPCVLASADKLLEEIDSTFRGVVVTDIRMPGIDGLELFRRIQEIDPELPVILISGHSDIETAVDAVQRGAYDFLAKPFTPKRLIASIRRALKSRELILENRELKAAAFAFSASERLLGGTKSIESLRRTIDHVAPISVDIVIEGETGTGKSLIANLLHEGSTRKSRSAVVIDCGAIPEHLIDVELFGQVSGALPGVQHSKRGLIEQAHRSTLIFDAIDAMSSGMQRKLERVLDSREVVPLGGNSAKHIDVRIVSTSRASLASLVADGEFSAALYYRLNGLTLKLPPLRERREDIPVLFGSFLASACRKFNVPQPSLTPEVWQRLVRHDWFGNARELQHYAEQFALGFVDEAIGSKFESPIGEGGIKQKLRDYEKALIEEVLFEQKGDVQSVLDKLDLPRKTFYDKVKRLKIDISRFRVGGR, from the coding sequence ATGACTGATTTTGATGTCGTCTTCATTGATGACGATGCCGATATCCGTGAATCGAGCCGTCAGAGCCTGCTTCTTGCAGAGATTAGGCCGTGTGTTCTTGCGAGTGCGGATAAGCTGTTGGAAGAAATAGACTCCACCTTCAGGGGAGTGGTTGTAACCGACATTCGTATGCCTGGAATTGATGGACTCGAGTTGTTTCGGCGTATTCAGGAGATTGATCCAGAATTGCCCGTTATCCTGATTTCCGGTCACAGTGATATTGAGACTGCTGTCGATGCCGTACAGCGCGGCGCTTATGATTTTCTTGCAAAGCCTTTCACGCCCAAACGCCTCATAGCGAGCATCAGACGTGCATTGAAAAGCAGAGAGCTGATCCTCGAAAATCGAGAACTTAAAGCCGCGGCATTCGCTTTTTCGGCTTCAGAGCGCCTCTTGGGCGGAACAAAATCTATAGAGAGTTTGCGAAGAACGATTGATCACGTCGCCCCGATCTCCGTTGACATCGTCATTGAGGGCGAAACAGGCACAGGGAAAAGTCTGATTGCAAACCTGCTGCATGAAGGCAGCACAAGAAAGAGCCGTTCAGCCGTTGTGATTGATTGCGGCGCTATTCCAGAACATCTCATCGATGTTGAGTTATTTGGGCAGGTCAGTGGTGCGCTTCCGGGCGTACAGCATTCCAAGCGTGGACTCATCGAGCAGGCGCATCGCAGCACACTTATTTTTGATGCAATTGATGCAATGTCGAGTGGCATGCAGAGAAAGCTGGAGCGCGTTCTGGACTCGCGCGAGGTTGTTCCACTGGGAGGGAATTCGGCGAAACACATTGATGTGCGGATCGTCTCAACCAGCCGAGCCAGTTTGGCGTCCTTGGTCGCAGATGGGGAATTCTCGGCTGCGTTGTATTACCGTCTGAACGGTCTAACACTTAAACTGCCACCTTTGCGGGAGCGGAGAGAAGACATTCCCGTTTTGTTTGGCAGCTTTCTCGCGAGTGCTTGCCGCAAATTCAATGTTCCTCAGCCCTCTCTTACACCGGAGGTCTGGCAGCGACTGGTGCGGCATGACTGGTTTGGGAATGCGCGGGAGCTGCAACATTACGCGGAGCAGTTCGCGCTGGGATTTGTGGATGAGGCAATCGGGAGCAAATTTGAAAGCCCGATCGGTGAAGGTGGCATCAAGCAAAAGCTGAGAGATTATGAAAAGGCGCTGATTGAAGAGGTACTCTTTGAGCAAAAGGGAGATGTACAGTCCGTGCTTGATAAGCTCGATCTGCCGCGAAAGACATTTTATGATAAAGTGAAACGACTGAAGATCGATATTTCAAGATTCAGAGTTGGTGGCCGATAG